GCCAAGGATTCAGGATCTCCACTGGATATTCCCGGCGCTCACCGGCAAAATTGCTCTCAGCCAGCCCATAACGGTAAAAGTACGTTTGCAGGGCACACTGCCGCGTCTTCGGACAGGTCAAACATTCCATGTCATGGTTGGCCATGATTAAGGCCAACACCGCCCGCCGCGCGGCAATAACCGCGGCAGACTCGGTTTTGACGTCCATGCCCTCCGCTACCGGCGTTACACACGCCGGTTGTAAGCGGGAACGGCCCTCTACCTCCACCACACAGACCCGACACACGCCGGCCGGACGTAAACCGGGTTCATGGCACAGAGTCGGGATATCGATACCCAGCTGCGCAGCAGCTTCTAAGATGGTCGTCCCCTCGACAGCCTGGGTCTCTCTTCCATCAATAGTCAACTTAATAATCTTGGCCATCCCTTTCACCCCCTAATACCGGAGTTTGGTTTCATAATCAGCTGGGTAACGGTTCAAACTGCTAATTATCGGCGTTAGCGCTGTTTGGCCAAGCCCGCAGAAAGCGGTTTGCGGCAGTAGCTGTCCCAGTAGGCGCAGTTCGCCCAGATCACCGGGATTGCCTTTCCCGGCCACGATCCGCTGCATAATTTCATAAGCCCTGAATGTTCCTTCCCGACAGGGCACGCACTTGCCACAGGATTCACGCGCGAAGAACCTGGCGATACACTTGACTGCTTCAGTTATATCGCGGGTTTCGTCCAGGACAAAGATAGCGCCGCTGCCCAGGCTGGCACCGACTTTGGCCAGCGCGTCATAGTCAAGCTCTACGTCCAGTTCGGCCGGTGATAACCAGGCCCCGCTGGCTCCGCCAACCTGAACCGCTTTTAGAGTCCGATCAGCATTAACGCCCCCACCAATTTCGAAGATTACCTGGCGCAGGGTGGTTGAAGTCGGTACTTCGCCAAACGTCCGGTTTTTCACATCGCCGGACAAGGTGACCACCTTGGTGCCAGGGTTATTCGGCGCGCCAATGGTGCGGAACCACTGTCCGCCGCGGTTGATAATCGCCGGCATGTTGGCCAGAGTTTCCACGTTGTTCACCAGGGTCGGTTTGCCCCAGAGCCCAACGCTGTCTGGATAAGGCGGTTTTAATCGGGGTTCGCCGCGTTTTCCTTCCAGGGATTCCAGCAGAGCAGTCTCCTCGCCGCAAACATAGCTACCGGCCCCCAACCGGACTTCAACCGTAAACGAAAAATTCGTGCCCAAGACGTTCTGGCCTAAGAAGCCAGCCGTCGTGGCATCGCCAATGGCTCTGATCAGTCGGTCAGCCGCCAAGGCGTATTCACCTCGACAGTAAATGTACCCCTGACTGGCTCCAACAGCATACCCAGCGATGACCATGGCTTCCAGCAACCGATGCGGGTCGCCTTCCATGATCAAGCGGTCTTTATAGGTCCCAGGTTCACCTTCATCCGCGTTGCAAATCACGTACTTAACCGAACCTTCGGCTCGTTGGACAGCCTCCCACTTCAAACCCGCTGGAAAACCCGCGCCGCCCCGACCGCGAAGGCCAGAAACTTTTATTTCCTCAATTACCTGGGCTGGTGACATTTTGAGTGCTTTCGTCAACGCCGTGTAACCACCGGCAGCCTGATAGTCTTGAATATTCTCCGGGTCAATCCGCCCATAATTAGCTAAGACGATCCGTAATTCGTGCATCAGCCTAGACCTCCCTCCCATACGGAATAAACTCAGTCTCTGGTGAAAATTCTTTAGGCCGGAAACGTTGGAGCAACTCAGGCACCTGTTCAGGCGTAATGTTACCGTATGGTTGTTCATTAATCATTATTACCGGGGTCAGGTTGCAGGCGCCAACACACTCGGTTGTCTCGAGGGAGATTTTTCCGTCTGGCGTTGTTTCCCCCAGTTTTATCCCCAGCTCTTTTTCAAAAGCCGCCAGGAGTTCTCTTCCCCCGGCCAGCTGACAGGCCGCACTGGCACACAATCTGATGACAGTTTTACCACGGGGAACAACGGACAGCATGGAGTAAAAAGTAGCCACCCCGAAAACCTTACTGGGCGAGAGGCCAAACCCAGCCGCTACTCGGGCGATACTTTCCCGGGGCACATACCCGTATTCGCTTTGAATCGCTTGCAGTGCTGGCAAGAGCCCACCCGGTATTGTTTTATAGCGTTCTATGATCCGTTCAAGCCTGGGCAAGGTTATTCCCTCCCTTCAGGTTCTTCTCCGCGTATTCCACTCCGGCGGTAAAGGCCCGGTAGTTAAGGTCATCCTTAGGATAGCGCTCACGAATCAACTCCTGCACAGCCGCCGGCGAAACCAGCCCGGTCAAACCAACAATTACCCCTAGCGCGACAATGTTCGTCGCCTTGACTCCACCGAGCTCCCGTGCCATTTCCGTGAGCGGCACTCCTATCTCTCGGGCTGGAGTCAAACCGCCGGTCACCTCAGCGGTGTCAAATATTAACAACGTTTCCGGCGAGACATTCTGGCACAGGTCATACGCTTCCCTGGTCAGGGCTAGGGCGATATCCGGCACGCCAATGGTTGGATTGGCGATCTCTTCGTTGCTGATGATTACTTCTGCTTTACAATAACCACCCCTGGCCGCGATCCCATACGCTTGCGTTTGCAAGGTGTGGCGCCCATCGTAGACAGCCGCACTCTCGCCCAGCAGCATACCCGCGACAATGATTCCCTGACCACCGGACCCGCCCAGCAGGATTTCCCATTTATTCTTCAAGCTTATCCCTCGCTTTCACCGCTATTTGTTCTACCTCAGGAATGTGCCAACTCCTCCTCCATTGCCTTGCGCCCGCTGGCGAAGCGCAGCGTAGCGATCCGTAAACTCCGGTTGGTTGATATCCAACAACTCACCGATGACAAGTTTTCCTTTTTTCTCCGCCGCGGAAAGACGTTCCCAGGTCTGCCGACTCACGGCTATTTCTTTCAGCCGGTGCATCATTTCCTTCGGACCACCCATTTTATTGTTACGGCCAAAGTGGGTCGGGCAGTTGTTGATGACATCGACAAAGGAGAAGCCTTTCTTGCGAATCGCTTCCACCAGGATTCGTTTCAGTTCTTTGACATGGAACACTGTACCACGGGCAACATAGCTCCCACCCGCACCAATCACCAGATTGCAAAGGTCAAAACCCTCTTCTACTGTGCCATACTGGGAAGTGGTGGTAATACTGCCCAGCGGGGTAGTGCCGGAGTACTGGCCGCCGGTCATGCCATAATTGTAGTTGTTAGAAACAATGGCGGTCAAATCGATGTTGCGCCGGGCGGCATGGATGAGATGATTACCGCCGATGGTAGCCGCGTCCCCGTCCCCCATCAGCACGATGACTTTCAGTTCCGGGCGAGCCGCCTTGATGCCGGTAGCATAGGCCAAGGCTCGTCCATGGGTGCAGTGAAGGGTGTGAACCCCCAGATAATCATCAGCTTTGCCCCAGCAGCCAATCCCGGTGACGACTACGGTTTTGGTCGGGTCAAGTGCAAGCTCGGCCATCGCGCGGACAATTGTTTTCAGAATAATACCATTGCCGCAGCCTGGGCACCACATTAAAGGTAATTTATCTTCCCGTAGATAGCGATAGATCGCCTCGTCGACGAGCATTATTTCACCTCCCGTATCTTGGCCAGGATTTGGTTGGCGTTAAGTAGTTGACCATCAACCCGGGTCAGACTATGCACGGGCCGGTCCAGCTTATTCACCCTTTGGACCTCCAAGACCAACTGTCCCAGGTTCATCTCGGGTACGATAACTGTCCGGGCTTGGGTTAACAGGTGGCTGACCGCCTCGTCAGGGAACGGCCAGATAGTCTTGAGTTGCAGCAAACCGGCCTTGATTCCTTCCCGTCTGGCCCGCATGACAGCTTCTCTGGCCGCCCTCGATGTCGCCCCGAAGGCCACCAGGCCAATCTCTGCATCATCCAGGTAGAACTCCCGCGTTAAGATAATCTCATGACGGTGGCGGTAAATCTTGTCATAGAGACGACGGATGACCCGCTCAGCATTAGCCGGGGTATTGTTGGGAAAGCCGGTTTCATCGCGCATTGAGCTGTTGGCATGCCCGATATACTCGCTACCAAAAGCCGACATCGGGGGAATCAGGTCGTCATCCGGGGCAAACGGTCGGTACTGGGCCGGGTCCCCAGTCGGCGACTTACGATTGATGATTTTCAGTTCTGCCGGGTCCGGCAAAACAACGCTTTCCCGCATGTGCCCGACAATTTCGTCAGATAACAGAATCACCGGGGTTCGAAACCGCTCAGCAAAATTAAAGGCCGTGACCGTCAATTCAAAGCATTCCTGAACAGAGGCCGCCGCCAGAGCAATGATGGCGTGGTCACCATGGGTTCCCCAGCGCGCCTGCATGATGTCCGCCTGGGCCGGGCGGGTCGCCAAGCCGGTGCTGGGTCCTGATCGCATCACGTGGATGATCACACACGGAACTTCAGACAGGATTGCCACTCCCAAGTTTTCCTGCATTAAGGAGAAGCCGGGACCACTGGTAGCTGTAAACGATTTCACCCCGGCTAACGAAGCGCCGATCACTGCAGCGATACTCGAAATCTCGTCTTCCATTTGCAAGAAAGTCCCACCCAGCTTGGGCAGGTGGTAGGCCGCCATTTCGGCAATTTCCGAAGAAGGGGTAATGGGATACCCGGCATAGAAACGGGCCCCAGCCGCAAAAGCACCCTCGGCACAGGCTTCATTACCCTGAAGAAACTTGACACCCTTTCTACGCTCCATTGGCTTCACCCCCCAAATCATATACCCGCAAAGCAAAATCCGGGCAGCGGAAATAACACATTTGGCAGCCGACACAGCGTTCAGGATAACGGTACTCTGGCTCGCCCAATTCACTCAGTTCCAGTGCCTGAACCGGGCAGAACTCTGCACAGATCCCACACTGTTTGCAGAGTTTCTGGTCGATCCGGATATCAATCCTTCTCTTAGTCAGTTCAGCCAAACATTTCTCCTCCTTTTACCAGTTCTTAAAATAAAACGATGAATGTCAGGCCGAGATAGCCCGACAACCATCGTAAAAAACAGTATGGTTTAACCTTTAATACCTGTAACTGTCTTGTTAACAAAAGTCAATTGTGGGCAGGCCTAGACCCAACCTCTGGCTTTCATTGCCTCGGTCACTTTAGTAATCGCCCGGACCCAGCAAGCCAACCGCATAGATATATTTTGTTCCTTATGGAGTTTATAAATCTCTTTAAACACTTTCCCAATGATCCGCTCCAGCTTAGCATTAACCTCCTCCTCGGTCCAACGATTATCATGGAGGTTCTGGATCCGTTCAAAGTGGGCAACCTGCGTCCCTCCCGAATTGGCCCAAATATCCGGCGCGATAAATACGCCGTTTTTAATGAGGATTTCTTCGGCTTCAGGAGTAGTCGGCCCATTGGCTCCTTCAATAATCATTTTAGCCTTGATCCGGGGCGCGTTTTCTTCAGTAATCACGTTTTGCACAGCACACGGGGCCAGAATGCCACACTCAAGCTCCAGCAAGCTGGCATTGTCGATCGCCTGGGCTTTCGGATAACCAACCACGGTTCCGGTACGTTCTGCATAATCGTGAACATCAATAATATCCAAGCCTTCGGGATTATAAATACCTCCATTAACATCACTCACCGCCAGGACTTTGACCCCGTCACGCTGGTACAGTTTAGCCAGGTGCCAGCCCACCTTGCCAAACCCCTGGACAACCGCCGTCAGTTTGTTCATTTCCAAGCCCAGAACTCTGGCTACCTCCCGGGTAGCAAACAAGCAACCCATACTGGTCGCTTCCGGCCGGCCCTCTGAGCCGCCCAGGACCATTAATTTACCACTTATTCCCCCCGGCTCGTGGTGCATATTCATGGCTTCCCATTCGTCTAGCATCCAGCTCTGCGTCTGTGCCGAGGTACCAATATCTGCCCCCGGGAAGTCCTTCCACGCCCCGATGATCGGACCAATCGCCCGAACATATCCCCGGCACAGCCTCTCTAGTTCTCCTTTGGATAGTTTATCGGGATCAACGATAATACCACCCTTGCCACCCCCGTTCGGGATCTCGTTGAGGGCGTTCTTCATCGTCATCCACAAAGACAGGGCTTTAACATCATCAGCAGTTTCCTCCGGGTGGAACCTCGTCCCTCCGCGGGTTGGGCCTAGCGCGGTGTTGTGTTGAGCCCGAAAACCGGTAAACACCTGGACAGAGCCATCATCCATTCTCACCGGAATCCGGACAGTCACCATGCGCATTGGCTCTTTCAGCATTTCATAGATCTGTGGTTCCAGATTCATGTACTTGGCTGCCATAGCTAATTGTTCCTGGGCAACTTCCAGCGCAGTTTTACTCATCTTGCTTCCCCCCCACATTAATTTGGCGTATTATTTTTGGAGATTGGTCACCGCCCAAAACTAATCCCTGTTCTGTCCTTTTTTGTTCTGTCCTTTTATATAGTAGCAAATATCGTGCCAAGCCCATGCAGGCAAATTTTTTCTCATCAGCTAGCTCGTCCAATTGTAGCCAATATCTTAAAAAATTTAAAACTTATAGACATATAAAAAAACTGGTTATTAAAACCAGCTTTTCATTAAGAAATTGCTAATCCTGGTTAATCACTAGACCAGCTTGGTGCATATCGGCACCATGATTTAATCCATACCGGGCCGCTTTTCTGACCACCGTCGAGTGAGCTACCTGTAAAAGTTCCGCGGCTCCCCTGGTTGTTCTACCCGCTGCTAAGGCCAGATTTATCAGAGCTCTTTCCATCATTTCTTCGGCCTGACGCATCGGGATAACCGCTCGAACAAGGACAGGACTATCGTTCTCTTTATCTTGGCCTAAGATATTCGAAGGTAAGTTAGCGATCGAAACCACATTCCCGTCGCAGGTTACAACCAAGCGTTCAATTACGTTTTGTAACTCTCGAACATTACCAGGCCAATTGTGCCTTTCTAAATACTGGTAGATTTCATTAGAAAGCCGCACGTTAAGGTTATACTTTTTGTTATATTTGGCTAGGAAATGAGTAATTAAAGGAACAATATCTTCCCGCCGTTCCCGCAAGGGTGGGATCTCGATGGGAACAACATTTAACCGATAATAGAGATCCTCGCGGAATCTTCTTTCCTTGACCAGATCGGCCAGATTGCGGTTGGTCACGGCGATAATTCGCACATCTGTACTAATTGGTTTTGTCCCACCAACCCGGAAAAACTGCTGCTCTTGAATTACCCTGAGCAGCTTGACCTGGAGATTAAGTGGCATCTCGCTAATCTCATCTAGCAGCAAAGTCCCCCGGTGGGCAAGTTCAAACATCCCTGGCCGGCCCTCTTTATTGGCCCCGGTGAAGGCCCCTTTCTCATAACCGAATAATTCTGATTCTAATAAATTCTCCGGAATCGCTCCGCAGTTTACTGTGATCAAGGGAGCCTCTCGTCGAGAACTGGTGCTGTGAATGTATTTAGCCATCACTTCTTTGCCAACACCGGATTCGCCAGTAATTAACACCGTCGAGTCTACTTTAGCCACGCGGCTGGCTAAAGTGATCAGTTTTCTCATCTGCACATTCTGGGTTATGATCTGACTGCTCGCCAGGGACTTGGCCCGCCATTCCTCCAATTCTCTCTGGTACTGCTCATTTAACTCATTAACCCGCTTGATTTCCTCGCGCAAATAAAGCAGCTCGGTCATATCACGCATATTGGTAACTATTTGAACAATATTCCCATGCTCATCGAAAACCGGGTTACTGGTGGAAAAGATCTGCTTGCCGGCACAATTATGTTGAATCATAGACACTGGCCGCTTTTCCCTTAATGCGATCAAAGTTGGCGACCGGTCCAATACACCCGTGTTAACTAATTCTTCAGCTGTTTTTCCCAGAA
This portion of the Bacillota bacterium genome encodes:
- a CDS encoding sigma 54-interacting transcriptional regulator, coding for MIANINFINLQETSCGAVIIFKDISELETLKKELKKVKELSEQLDSIMESSFDGIAISDGNGRFIRLSKSYLRIGGLNPDQILGKTAEELVNTGVLDRSPTLIALREKRPVSMIQHNCAGKQIFSTSNPVFDEHGNIVQIVTNMRDMTELLYLREEIKRVNELNEQYQRELEEWRAKSLASSQIITQNVQMRKLITLASRVAKVDSTVLITGESGVGKEVMAKYIHSTSSRREAPLITVNCGAIPENLLESELFGYEKGAFTGANKEGRPGMFELAHRGTLLLDEISEMPLNLQVKLLRVIQEQQFFRVGGTKPISTDVRIIAVTNRNLADLVKERRFREDLYYRLNVVPIEIPPLRERREDIVPLITHFLAKYNKKYNLNVRLSNEIYQYLERHNWPGNVRELQNVIERLVVTCDGNVVSIANLPSNILGQDKENDSPVLVRAVIPMRQAEEMMERALINLALAAGRTTRGAAELLQVAHSTVVRKAARYGLNHGADMHQAGLVINQD
- a CDS encoding 4Fe-4S binding protein, with protein sequence MDIRIDQKLCKQCGICAEFCPVQALELSELGEPEYRYPERCVGCQMCYFRCPDFALRVYDLGGEANGA
- the nuoE gene encoding NADH-quinone oxidoreductase subunit NuoE — its product is MPRLERIIERYKTIPGGLLPALQAIQSEYGYVPRESIARVAAGFGLSPSKVFGVATFYSMLSVVPRGKTVIRLCASAACQLAGGRELLAAFEKELGIKLGETTPDGKISLETTECVGACNLTPVIMINEQPYGNITPEQVPELLQRFRPKEFSPETEFIPYGREV
- the nuoF gene encoding NADH-quinone oxidoreductase subunit NuoF; amino-acid sequence: MMHELRIVLANYGRIDPENIQDYQAAGGYTALTKALKMSPAQVIEEIKVSGLRGRGGAGFPAGLKWEAVQRAEGSVKYVICNADEGEPGTYKDRLIMEGDPHRLLEAMVIAGYAVGASQGYIYCRGEYALAADRLIRAIGDATTAGFLGQNVLGTNFSFTVEVRLGAGSYVCGEETALLESLEGKRGEPRLKPPYPDSVGLWGKPTLVNNVETLANMPAIINRGGQWFRTIGAPNNPGTKVVTLSGDVKNRTFGEVPTSTTLRQVIFEIGGGVNADRTLKAVQVGGASGAWLSPAELDVELDYDALAKVGASLGSGAIFVLDETRDITEAVKCIARFFARESCGKCVPCREGTFRAYEIMQRIVAGKGNPGDLGELRLLGQLLPQTAFCGLGQTALTPIISSLNRYPADYETKLRY
- a CDS encoding Glu/Leu/Phe/Val dehydrogenase is translated as MSKTALEVAQEQLAMAAKYMNLEPQIYEMLKEPMRMVTVRIPVRMDDGSVQVFTGFRAQHNTALGPTRGGTRFHPEETADDVKALSLWMTMKNALNEIPNGGGKGGIIVDPDKLSKGELERLCRGYVRAIGPIIGAWKDFPGADIGTSAQTQSWMLDEWEAMNMHHEPGGISGKLMVLGGSEGRPEATSMGCLFATREVARVLGLEMNKLTAVVQGFGKVGWHLAKLYQRDGVKVLAVSDVNGGIYNPEGLDIIDVHDYAERTGTVVGYPKAQAIDNASLLELECGILAPCAVQNVITEENAPRIKAKMIIEGANGPTTPEAEEILIKNGVFIAPDIWANSGGTQVAHFERIQNLHDNRWTEEEVNAKLERIIGKVFKEIYKLHKEQNISMRLACWVRAITKVTEAMKARGWV
- a CDS encoding 2Fe-2S iron-sulfur cluster binding domain-containing protein, which encodes MAKIIKLTIDGRETQAVEGTTILEAAAQLGIDIPTLCHEPGLRPAGVCRVCVVEVEGRSRLQPACVTPVAEGMDVKTESAAVIAARRAVLALIMANHDMECLTCPKTRQCALQTYFYRYGLAESNFAGERREYPVEILNPWLKIDRNKCILCTRCVRQCEHQPAEDVLAVIGRGICAQIGVFEPEGAGLACATCGECVRVCPTGALVKLPSS
- a CDS encoding 2-oxoacid:ferredoxin oxidoreductase subunit beta translates to MLVDEAIYRYLREDKLPLMWCPGCGNGIILKTIVRAMAELALDPTKTVVVTGIGCWGKADDYLGVHTLHCTHGRALAYATGIKAARPELKVIVLMGDGDAATIGGNHLIHAARRNIDLTAIVSNNYNYGMTGGQYSGTTPLGSITTTSQYGTVEEGFDLCNLVIGAGGSYVARGTVFHVKELKRILVEAIRKKGFSFVDVINNCPTHFGRNNKMGGPKEMMHRLKEIAVSRQTWERLSAAEKKGKLVIGELLDINQPEFTDRYAALRQRAQGNGGGVGTFLR
- a CDS encoding 2-oxoacid:acceptor oxidoreductase subunit alpha, which translates into the protein MERRKGVKFLQGNEACAEGAFAAGARFYAGYPITPSSEIAEMAAYHLPKLGGTFLQMEDEISSIAAVIGASLAGVKSFTATSGPGFSLMQENLGVAILSEVPCVIIHVMRSGPSTGLATRPAQADIMQARWGTHGDHAIIALAAASVQECFELTVTAFNFAERFRTPVILLSDEIVGHMRESVVLPDPAELKIINRKSPTGDPAQYRPFAPDDDLIPPMSAFGSEYIGHANSSMRDETGFPNNTPANAERVIRRLYDKIYRHRHEIILTREFYLDDAEIGLVAFGATSRAAREAVMRARREGIKAGLLQLKTIWPFPDEAVSHLLTQARTVIVPEMNLGQLVLEVQRVNKLDRPVHSLTRVDGQLLNANQILAKIREVK